GAAGTGGCGGCCGTTCCAGGTTCTGGATTTGGCGCTGAAGGCCACCTACGTATTTCATTCGCCACCAGCTTAGACAATTTAAAAGTGGCGTTAGATCGCATGGATCACTTCATGCAAAGCTAGTTCCGCAATCATGTTTTCCCGCTAAACAAAAAAGCCGAGCAAAATATTTAAATATCTACTCGGCTTTTTTACATACAAACCTACCTTAACGACACCAATCCACAGAAACATCACTGCTGTCTTTCACGGAACCATTGCCATTCATTGTTTTAGACTGACGGGTGAACTTGCTAGCGGTCAACATCCAGTTAGAAAAAACGGGATAAGTTTGTCGCGTTAACTCGGCCATTTTCTCTGGGTCCGAACTTGGAAAGTCCAGCATACGCGCCGCCAATCGGAAAATAATCTGCATATTATCTGCGTCTAACGTTTGCGGATTAAAATAAGTTATCTTACTTAATACAATGCGTGAACGAACTAGATCCAAGTCATCACCTTCCGGCATTTTATCTTTAAAATAGCGTTCAACCAGGCCTGGTTGTGACCAATTCAAAATATTAATCATGGGTTCTATGCCCAACATAGCCATTGAACCCTTTCTAAATCTTAACGGAATTTCTGCTAAAAAACCTTTCTCGAGTTTATAGTTTTTATCCAGCATTGGCCATCCAGTCAGCACACTGGCTAATTTCGAATTGATTCATGATTTTCTGAATTAACATCTGTTGCGAGCGATCCGGAAAATCAAAGTTAATACGCAAACAATAATGAGCCGTTTTTGCCACCGGATCACAAGCCACTACCGAACCCTTAATACCGATTACCGAAGCATAACTATCCGAATGAAAAGCCACACATACTGACTCACCCGGCTTAAGCGCTTTTGACTGCTCTAGCCTTATGCCACCTTCACTTAAGTTGGCCGTAATCGATTCCCATTGAGTTGGATAGCGCTTCAATACGGAGTCTTTCTGAAATTCTAAAAAACTGTCTAAACTTAGATTTACATACTCAGTTAATACGCGAATAAACTGAGGTAAAGCCAAGCCATCAAATTTTGAGTTTTTTAGTATTGATAAGTTTTGATCGGCTTGCGTTGGTGTAATGCACAAAAGCTGACGGTATTTGATTTCACGACTGTCTGAGTTCTGTGCCATATAATGGAGTTCGTTCAGGTAAGCTTTTATTTTATTTTCAATGCCTTTAAAAAAGGCATAACTTTTTGGCGCGCTGACCTTGTAGGCTTCAAGATGCTCATTTTCAGCTTTAGCTAATCTTAAATTTCGACTATAGTCCTCAAGTTTAAAAGGAGCTCGCCCAGCCTGCACAGCCTGCATCACATCATTGAAAAAAGCGATGCGTTTTATGATGTCTTTTAATACGACACCCGCTAAATCGGTATCTTCTTTAACTTTCGCTAACCAATCTTTGGCTTCGACTAGTTTATCGCTAGCTAAAGCCTGGCGTTGCTTAGTCAAGTAAATGGTGGGCGTCGCAAAGAAATCACAAGCCGGAATACGATTACGCGGCAGAATGTGAGCATAAACCGGCATATCGAGTCGAAAAAAACGTCGGCTATCTATTGTGCTTGAACTCATTTATAACGCCTGTTAATACATTAATACCGATTATACTCAAAGTTCGCTTCGCTTGGCAAAAACACTCAGGGAATTTCTGAGTCCTAGTCCATCCGCCAACTTCGCAGATTGTTTTCAAAACTCGTATTTAAAATCCTTTATAATGAGCTCACAAGAATAAGCGCCCGTAGCTCAGCTGGATAGAGCGCTGCCCTCCGGAGGCAGAGGTCTGGGGTTCGAATCCCTTCGGGCGCACCATTAAGAATCAACCCAAGCCTTTATACCCTACCATCCTAAAACTCATTTAATCATCAACTGGTTTTAATATGAAACTTCCCCAAAGACGTACTCAACCCAAAAAACACAAAACCCAAAGACCCAGTACTTTATCTGGAGTTTACTCTGGCTTAAAGATTGAAGGCCTTACGCACGATGGTCGTGGTGTGGGTCATATTAACGGCAAAGCCGTATTCATTAAAAATGCCTTACCCGACGAAGTGGTTGATATAAAAATTCAGCAGGATCAAGCCCAATTTGCACAAGCTCGTGTGATGAAGTGGCTGGAGATTTCAGCTGATCGGGTAACACCTTTTTGTGAAAATTACGATCGTTGTGGAGGTTGTAGCCTTCAGCATTTAAGCTATGACAAACAGGTTTTTTGGAAACAAAAAAATCTCATTGAGCAACTCACTAAAAGTCTCGATACTCGCCGATTGGTTATCGAACCTATGCAAACTTCTGATCCCCAAGGTTATCGCCGACGCGCTCGAATGTTTCTTGTAAAGCAAGCCTCTCAACCAAAAGGGCTCGATAAACAGGCTAAACTAGGGTTTCGCGAACTCAATAGTGAACAAGTTGTCGATATTGAAAACTGCCCTGTGTTAACGCCCGCTTTACAAAAAACTATGCAATCAATTCGTTTTGAGCTGCTTCCGTTGGCCAGCCGCCAATCTAAAGAAATTCATTTAAGTGAATCGGAGCAAGGCATTTGGGTGGATTCAAACGTTTATAAAAAGAGCCCTAACAACACCAAAAATCAACCGCCTTATTACAACCTAAGAGACTTAAAAATCCAATTTGACCCGACAGGTTTTATCCAGGTTAATAGCCCTGTGAACGAATCATTAGTCGAGCAAGCTTTGAGCTGGTTAGCGCTTTCGCCAGGTTCAACTCTGCTTGATCTGTTTTGTGGTGTGGGCAACTTTAGTTTACCTGCCGCAAAAATGGCCAACCAAGTAGTGGGGGTTGAAGGCAATAGCGCAGCGGTTGAGCTAGCTAAAAGCAATGCTAGTCTAAATAAATTAAATAATTTGACCTTTCACAAAGCTGATTTATTTGAAAAGTCTGACCACCAGGCCTGGTGGTCAGACTACGATGCCGTGTTGCTTGATCCTGGCCGTTTGGGTGCGAAAACATTGTGTCAGAACATAGGTGAGTTAAATGCACAGCGTATTGTTTATGTATCTTGTCAAAGTGATACTTTAATTCGTGACTTACAGGTTATTGAACAGCAAGGCTACCGCCTCAAGCGGATTCAATTGTTCGATATGTTTCCCAACACCAGTCATATTGAAAGTTTAGTATTAATGGAAAAGCTAACCTAAATAGGCAAGCTTGCCATTTTAAATGCTAACCGATAAAAAAAGCACCTTACGGTGCTTTTTTTATCGCTGTAAAAGTTACAAGCTATTATTAAAACTCTTCCCACTCACTCTCATTTTTTTCCGACCTAGCTTGGGGTTTTGCTTCTGTCTTAGTCTTAATTTTCGTTTCAGACATTTTTGGCTGATCTAAGGATTTAGCTTTAACCTCAGTTTTTTCGTCTGAACGAGCAGACGGTAGCTGAGTTTGCGTAGCTGGCTTGACCCCAATTTTGGCTTGAGGTTTTATTCTATTCGAATTCGCACCTGTTTTGAAAAACGCCATATTGCGACTTAATTCGGTTGCCTGCTCACTCATACTTTCAGCGGCCGCTGATGTTTCTTCAACCAACGCGGCATTTTGCTGAGTCGCACCATCTATATCACTAATCGCCGTATGTACTTGTGAAACCCCTTCGGCTTGTTCGCTAGAGGCTCGAGCAATTTGGTTAATCATGCCCGTGACCTGCTCAATCGAACCTGTAATGGATGCTAAACGCTCGCCAGACTCACTCGCCAACCGCGTACCGTCATCAATACGCGACACACTTTCATCAATTAAGTTTTTAATGTCTTTCGCCGCTTCGGCGGACTTTTGCGCCAAAGCTCGAACCTCACCTGCAACAACCGCAAAGCCACGGCCATGATCACCCGCGCGAGCAGCCTCAACGGCCGCATTAAGGGCTAACAAATTCGTCTGGAATGCAATCCCATCAATTAAAGTCACAATATCTGAAATTTTATGGCTCGATTCTTGAATCGAGTTCATCGCATTAATGGTTTGCTGCATGACCTGCTGACCTTGTCCAGCCTCTTTTTGAACCTTACTTGCGACTTCAGCCGCTTGTTGTGAATTATCAGTATTGTTCTGAACAGCTGAGTTCATTTCGTCCATCGTTGCAGAGGTTTGTTCCAATGCAGCCGCTTGCTCTTGAACACGTTGGCTCAAATCTAACGCGCCACGTGATACTTCATCAGAAGCGTTACTAACAATATCCGCAGCCTGCATGGCTTGCGATACAATTTCAGCCAATTTTTCAAGTGATTGGTTAACCGCATCTTTTAAGGTTTTTAAATCACCCTCGTAATCCGCCACGATTGACTGAGTCAAATCACCTTCACTTTGCGCCACGACAATACGTGTAATATCTTTAATCGCATCATCCAGCTGTTCCATTGACTCATTAATGCGCTCTTTCAACACACTCATTTCACCGCGTGCTTCTAACTCTACTCGATGACCAAACTGACCCTCCGACATATAGCCCATGACTTCATTTATCTGCGCAATAATGGCATTCATTTCATTCATAGCCGATTGCGCATTGTTCATCATGGTTAGGTATTCACCTTTTGCCTGACAATCAATATCAATTTTAAAATCACCGTCATGCATGGCTTGCATAGTTTGACCTAACTGCTTCATCACCTGAGCAATATTATCTGCACTGTCATTTACGCCAATTTTTAATTTATCTAAATCACCAACATACTTACCTGCAATACGGTGACTAAAATCACCTTGAGAAATAGCACTCACCGTTTCATTCGCTTCATTCAAAGCCTTGCTAATCTGTTCCAGCAACTCATTAAGCGCA
The Thiomicrospira pelophila DSM 1534 genome window above contains:
- a CDS encoding PilZ domain-containing protein, which codes for MSSSTIDSRRFFRLDMPVYAHILPRNRIPACDFFATPTIYLTKQRQALASDKLVEAKDWLAKVKEDTDLAGVVLKDIIKRIAFFNDVMQAVQAGRAPFKLEDYSRNLRLAKAENEHLEAYKVSAPKSYAFFKGIENKIKAYLNELHYMAQNSDSREIKYRQLLCITPTQADQNLSILKNSKFDGLALPQFIRVLTEYVNLSLDSFLEFQKDSVLKRYPTQWESITANLSEGGIRLEQSKALKPGESVCVAFHSDSYASVIGIKGSVVACDPVAKTAHYCLRINFDFPDRSQQMLIQKIMNQFEISQCADWMANAG
- the rlmD gene encoding 23S rRNA (uracil(1939)-C(5))-methyltransferase RlmD, with the translated sequence MKLPQRRTQPKKHKTQRPSTLSGVYSGLKIEGLTHDGRGVGHINGKAVFIKNALPDEVVDIKIQQDQAQFAQARVMKWLEISADRVTPFCENYDRCGGCSLQHLSYDKQVFWKQKNLIEQLTKSLDTRRLVIEPMQTSDPQGYRRRARMFLVKQASQPKGLDKQAKLGFRELNSEQVVDIENCPVLTPALQKTMQSIRFELLPLASRQSKEIHLSESEQGIWVDSNVYKKSPNNTKNQPPYYNLRDLKIQFDPTGFIQVNSPVNESLVEQALSWLALSPGSTLLDLFCGVGNFSLPAAKMANQVVGVEGNSAAVELAKSNASLNKLNNLTFHKADLFEKSDHQAWWSDYDAVLLDPGRLGAKTLCQNIGELNAQRIVYVSCQSDTLIRDLQVIEQQGYRLKRIQLFDMFPNTSHIESLVLMEKLT
- a CDS encoding methyl-accepting chemotaxis protein; its protein translation is MSNRSSSLNLKVIGIASTVGVIVALLVGSMMYFTSVKPVKKDIEQNLLKEMKVHVDAAMELKVQSGIMGATAMTLQKNVIEALYVEDRESVLPLFAEVREGFRSKSPFKNIGTILFTADGRMLVRSWDLESYGQDASNSPLVRRAMKEKQAFGALGVGAKGVGVVAISPVMDDGEFMGMISLLQGLGSVTKDFRNNLDIDYVLMADKRYIAEKYGDMPNVDNNKPVSENYILASNRWFDEAIVEKVTKFFKPVDGEKRALYLGGGKVFIDLPAYDEEGLVFGRHMFVMDKSVYLGPIEKAMNAAWMSLIGVLLGIFFLTFALVVAIGRMVIKPLQKVQQTTDNIMRTGNFSLRADVGSMDEVGRTANALNELLEQISKALNEANETVSAISQGDFSHRIAGKYVGDLDKLKIGVNDSADNIAQVMKQLGQTMQAMHDGDFKIDIDCQAKGEYLTMMNNAQSAMNEMNAIIAQINEVMGYMSEGQFGHRVELEARGEMSVLKERINESMEQLDDAIKDITRIVVAQSEGDLTQSIVADYEGDLKTLKDAVNQSLEKLAEIVSQAMQAADIVSNASDEVSRGALDLSQRVQEQAAALEQTSATMDEMNSAVQNNTDNSQQAAEVASKVQKEAGQGQQVMQQTINAMNSIQESSHKISDIVTLIDGIAFQTNLLALNAAVEAARAGDHGRGFAVVAGEVRALAQKSAEAAKDIKNLIDESVSRIDDGTRLASESGERLASITGSIEQVTGMINQIARASSEQAEGVSQVHTAISDIDGATQQNAALVEETSAAAESMSEQATELSRNMAFFKTGANSNRIKPQAKIGVKPATQTQLPSARSDEKTEVKAKSLDQPKMSETKIKTKTEAKPQARSEKNESEWEEF